From one Trichlorobacter lovleyi SZ genomic stretch:
- a CDS encoding IS3-like element ISGlo6 family transposase (programmed frameshift): MMATMRTKRSPEFKAKIALAALRGDKTINELATLYSVHPNQITAWKRQAQEHLVAVFDSKKAKSSKADEKLQEELYRQIGQLKVELDWLKKNLACSTARKRELIDWRHPTISIARQCELLGVSRSCLYYHPVPASNENRLLMRLLDEEYTRHPFLGVIKLTNWLRSQGYWHIGTRRVRRLLRLMGLMAIYPGPNLSKPAPGHKIYPYLLRNVEVERVNQVWSADITYIRLKTGFVYLVAVVDWCSRYILAFEISITLEADFCIEALQQALTRGTPEIFNSDQGSQFTSPRHTEILHLAGVRISMDGKGRALDNIFVERFWRSVKYEEVYLHDYESVQEARIGLKRYIEYYNNERQHQSLGYQTPAEVYFKGLLNEVDQLKNRDNNRHDQT, from the exons ATGATGGCGACCATGCGAACAAAGCGGAGTCCTGAGTTCAAGGCCAAGATAGCCTTGGCGGCTTTACGTGGCGACAAGACGATAAACGAGCTTGCCACCCTCTACAGTGTACACCCGAATCAGATCACGGCCTGGAAGCGTCAGGCCCAGGAACATCTGGTTGCGGTCTTTGACAGTAAGAAAGCCAAATCCTCCAAGGCTGATGAAAAGCTGCAGGAGGAACTCTATCGCCAGATAGGCCAGCTCAAGGTTGAACTTGACTGGCTC AAAAAAAATCTGGCTTGTAGCACCGCCCGCAAGCGTGAGCTGATCGACTGGCGTCATCCAACGATCAGTATTGCCCGGCAGTGTGAGCTGCTTGGAGTAAGCCGCTCTTGCCTATACTATCATCCGGTTCCGGCTTCCAACGAGAACCGGCTTTTGATGCGGCTACTTGATGAGGAATACACCCGGCATCCGTTTCTGGGTGTCATCAAGCTCACCAACTGGTTAAGGAGCCAGGGATATTGGCATATAGGCACCCGCAGGGTACGGCGACTGTTACGGCTCATGGGCCTGATGGCCATCTATCCCGGCCCGAATCTAAGCAAACCGGCGCCGGGCCACAAGATCTATCCCTATCTGCTGCGCAACGTTGAGGTAGAGCGGGTTAACCAAGTCTGGAGTGCCGATATAACGTACATTCGGCTCAAGACCGGCTTTGTCTATCTGGTAGCCGTTGTCGACTGGTGCAGCCGGTACATCCTGGCCTTTGAAATCAGCATCACTCTGGAGGCCGACTTCTGCATCGAAGCGCTCCAGCAGGCGTTAACCAGAGGTACGCCGGAGATATTCAACAGTGATCAGGGCTCTCAATTCACAAGCCCTCGTCACACGGAAATTCTGCACTTGGCTGGTGTCAGAATCAGCATGGATGGCAAAGGCAGAGCCCTCGACAACATTTTTGTCGAACGATTCTGGCGCTCGGTCAAATACGAGGAGGTCTACCTCCATGATTACGAATCAGTGCAAGAGGCCAGAATCGGGTTAAAGCGCTACATCGAGTACTACAACAACGAACGGCAGCATCAATCACTGGGCTACCAGACACCGGCTGAAGTCTACTTCAAAGGTCTGCTCAATGAAGTTGACCAACTGAAAAACAGGGACAACAACAGGCACGACCAAACTTAA
- a CDS encoding IS5-like element ISGlo4 family transposase: MQPKVQISDQGDLFRSRLDQMLDRQHELYRLADQIDWQFFEREFGPLYSVKMGRPGVPIRLLVGLHYLKHAFNESDESVVARFVENPYWQYFCGFEFFQHRLPLDPTTLVKWRKRIGSKGVEKLLQATIATAVRRNDITPQSLERVNVDTTVQEKAIAYPTDARLYHKARVALVKLAKERGIQLRQSYERLGKKAYIKHGRYKHARQMNRAKRELKRLKIYLGRVIRDIFRKIANPDQTLTTLLERSRRIFNQKQHDKNKLYSLHAPEVSCIAKGKSHKKYEFGCKVSIVSTSKDNWIIGTQAKDGNPYDGHTLKGALKQAAQITGITPGNAYCDKGYKGVPSSLNGTTVHLANKRKSSMKPSEWAWYKRRSAIEPIIGHLKVDHRMDRNHLKGAEGDKINALLAACGYNLRKLLKLLLFWLVKERTFLSWGRLSPIQLNTV; the protein is encoded by the coding sequence ATGCAACCCAAAGTTCAGATTTCTGACCAGGGCGACTTGTTTCGTTCCCGCCTTGATCAGATGCTCGATCGCCAGCATGAACTGTATCGTCTGGCAGATCAAATCGACTGGCAGTTCTTTGAAAGAGAGTTTGGCCCCCTGTACTCAGTCAAGATGGGCCGTCCCGGTGTACCGATTCGTTTGCTGGTTGGTCTGCACTACCTGAAGCACGCCTTTAACGAATCAGATGAATCAGTCGTTGCCCGCTTTGTCGAGAATCCGTACTGGCAGTACTTCTGTGGTTTTGAATTCTTCCAGCACCGTCTGCCCCTTGATCCCACCACCCTGGTAAAGTGGAGAAAGCGGATCGGCTCCAAAGGGGTAGAGAAACTGCTACAGGCAACCATTGCAACCGCTGTGCGTAGAAACGACATCACACCGCAGTCACTTGAGCGAGTCAACGTAGACACCACGGTACAGGAAAAGGCCATTGCCTATCCCACTGATGCCAGACTGTATCACAAGGCCCGGGTTGCACTGGTCAAGCTTGCCAAAGAACGTGGCATTCAGTTGCGTCAGAGCTATGAGCGTCTGGGCAAGAAGGCCTACATCAAGCATGGACGTTACAAGCATGCCCGTCAGATGAATCGGGCCAAGCGGGAGCTGAAACGTCTCAAGATCTATCTGGGCCGAGTCATCAGGGACATTTTCAGAAAGATCGCAAATCCTGATCAGACACTGACTACCCTGCTTGAACGGTCCCGCAGAATTTTCAACCAGAAGCAGCATGACAAAAACAAGCTGTACAGCCTGCATGCTCCAGAAGTCAGCTGCATCGCCAAGGGCAAGAGTCACAAGAAATACGAATTTGGCTGCAAGGTATCCATTGTCAGCACATCAAAAGACAACTGGATCATCGGTACCCAGGCCAAGGATGGTAATCCGTATGATGGCCATACGCTCAAGGGAGCGCTGAAACAGGCAGCTCAGATAACCGGCATCACTCCAGGCAATGCCTACTGTGACAAAGGCTACAAGGGAGTACCCAGCTCACTGAACGGAACCACCGTCCACTTAGCCAACAAACGCAAGAGCAGCATGAAGCCCAGTGAATGGGCATGGTACAAGAGACGCAGTGCCATTGAACCGATCATCGGTCACCTGAAAGTTGATCACCGGATGGACAGAAACCACCTCAAGGGTGCAGAAGGTGACAAGATCAACGCCCTGCTTGCCGCTTGTGGGTACAACCTGAGGAAGCTGCTCAAGCTCCTCTTATTTTGGCTTGTAAAAGAACGGACATTTCTCAGCTGGGGGAGACTATCCCCCATTCAACTCAACACCGTCTGA
- a CDS encoding energy transducer TonB, whose translation MDSQVKWYGISLGLHVGLLCVVLLFAGSALTSVPPISIDFTLATTTMPERQQGAQQRADIQPQQPQKPANQPVSAQPKPVQQKQLQTTPQTVAAAAPHTAAVMPPDTQAVNAVSESSSGTPTARGAANIVTHSVSQPAVISSGGTVSSGQAQQRYRAQHFTYIRDLIMSHLTYPQLARRRGWSGRVVLAFVVAEDGSVRSIHVKEGSGHTLLDNSAVETVKGVAPFPKPPVAAEIIMPVVFRLE comes from the coding sequence ATGGATAGTCAGGTCAAGTGGTACGGCATTTCTTTAGGTCTGCATGTCGGCCTGCTCTGTGTCGTGCTGCTGTTTGCTGGCTCTGCGCTCACTTCTGTCCCGCCGATCAGTATCGATTTTACCCTTGCAACCACTACAATGCCGGAGCGGCAGCAGGGGGCGCAGCAAAGGGCTGATATACAGCCGCAGCAGCCGCAGAAACCAGCGAATCAGCCGGTTTCTGCGCAGCCGAAGCCTGTTCAGCAAAAGCAGCTTCAAACAACACCTCAAACAGTTGCTGCAGCGGCGCCACATACAGCGGCAGTTATGCCGCCTGATACCCAAGCCGTTAATGCAGTCAGTGAAAGCAGCAGCGGCACTCCGACTGCAAGAGGTGCTGCGAACATTGTAACTCATTCTGTATCACAGCCTGCTGTGATATCAAGTGGAGGTACAGTCTCCTCAGGACAGGCCCAGCAACGGTACCGGGCCCAGCATTTTACCTATATCCGTGATCTGATCATGAGCCACCTTACCTATCCACAGCTTGCACGTCGCAGGGGCTGGAGCGGCAGAGTCGTTTTGGCGTTTGTGGTGGCAGAAGACGGTAGCGTCCGTTCAATCCACGTCAAAGAGGGCAGCGGCCATACGCTGCTGGACAATAGCGCCGTGGAAACGGTGAAAGGTGTGGCCCCTTTTCCCAAACCGCCGGTTGCCGCTGAAATCATTATGCCGGTGGTCTTTCGTCTTGAATAA
- the exbB gene encoding TonB-system energizer ExbB yields MDWLKAAIDYGVIGLLLIMSVVAVAVALERKAFYRRLDSTKFTNKKELELALTRKLHIIATVGSNAPYIGLLGTVLGIMLTFSTMGQQGFVDATKIMTGLALALKATAIGLVVAIPAVTIYNILVRQAKETLLAWEARNGGERS; encoded by the coding sequence ATGGATTGGTTAAAGGCAGCTATTGATTATGGGGTGATCGGCTTATTGCTGATCATGAGTGTTGTTGCTGTCGCTGTAGCGTTAGAGCGCAAGGCTTTTTATCGCAGGCTTGACAGCACGAAGTTTACGAACAAGAAGGAGCTGGAACTGGCTCTGACACGTAAGCTGCATATTATTGCAACAGTTGGCAGCAATGCACCTTATATCGGCCTATTGGGTACAGTGCTTGGGATTATGCTGACATTTTCGACAATGGGGCAACAAGGTTTTGTTGATGCTACAAAAATTATGACTGGGCTGGCTCTGGCGTTGAAGGCAACCGCAATCGGGCTGGTGGTCGCCATCCCTGCGGTAACGATCTACAATATCTTGGTTCGACAAGCCAAGGAAACATTGCTGGCATGGGAGGCCCGTAATGGAGGAGAAAGAAGTTAG
- a CDS encoding ExbD/TolR family protein, with protein sequence MEEKEVSVINVIPFIDIMLVLLTIVLTTSTFIAQGSIPIQLPKAAKGASAALQGHTIEINRDGRLFLDGQPTSLPLLKQSLSAVDRAAPVLIRADRSLLLQGFVEVLDSVTQMGFKKLSLQTESING encoded by the coding sequence ATGGAGGAGAAAGAAGTTAGCGTTATCAACGTTATCCCGTTTATTGATATCATGCTGGTATTGCTTACTATTGTACTGACTACTTCTACGTTTATTGCCCAAGGAAGCATTCCAATCCAGTTGCCCAAGGCGGCAAAGGGGGCAAGCGCTGCGCTGCAAGGGCATACCATAGAGATAAACAGGGATGGCAGGCTCTTTCTTGACGGACAACCAACATCGCTTCCCCTGCTTAAACAGTCTTTATCCGCTGTAGATCGAGCAGCACCGGTTTTGATACGGGCCGACAGAAGCCTGCTGCTACAAGGGTTTGTAGAGGTTCTGGATTCTGTTACCCAAATGGGTTTCAAGAAACTGAGTCTTCAGACAGAGAGCATCAATGGATAG
- a CDS encoding efflux RND transporter periplasmic adaptor subunit, whose protein sequence is MNQSPNFSTDITNQKPNSFLQRGFSLVYNIMHLVLVVFGVLLVLVVIFISVFSVNLAVRAKGALEPATYSEVRTEIPSTIKQVHCNSGDIVAKDQLIVELTEDQYHNDLFQAEESLKAARAELLKTIRKYEMSYAVYKDVIPTLSEKKVSEIPDIAILQSIVNKEEKQVEMRRKKVKKTRLFSPIAGVVVTPDLQKRVGTSIKEGETVAIVADLSKWVVKAYVPERDIPKVRIGDTTKIKISAFPFMEFKVFTGTVTAISSIPMLKLNTEIMNQSADEKDEKQQRYFEVTIDLADSYAKKNGQIYNFQFGLLAEIDIIRTRKKIIIYLWELLLGKLDVFGEIN, encoded by the coding sequence ATGAACCAATCACCAAATTTTAGTACGGACATCACAAATCAGAAACCAAATTCCTTTTTGCAGCGGGGGTTTTCGTTAGTTTATAACATCATGCATCTCGTTCTTGTAGTTTTTGGGGTGCTACTCGTTCTAGTTGTTATTTTCATATCTGTATTTTCTGTAAATTTAGCAGTTAGAGCAAAAGGTGCGCTTGAGCCTGCCACATATAGCGAAGTTCGCACTGAGATACCGTCTACGATAAAACAAGTTCACTGCAATAGCGGTGATATTGTTGCAAAAGATCAGCTTATTGTAGAGCTGACAGAGGATCAGTATCATAATGATCTTTTTCAGGCAGAAGAAAGTCTGAAGGCCGCACGTGCTGAACTGCTGAAAACTATCAGGAAATACGAAATGTCATATGCCGTTTATAAAGACGTAATACCCACACTTTCGGAAAAGAAGGTATCTGAAATCCCCGACATAGCTATATTGCAGTCAATTGTTAATAAGGAAGAAAAGCAAGTAGAGATGCGGCGAAAAAAGGTCAAAAAAACTCGACTGTTTTCTCCTATAGCTGGTGTAGTTGTAACGCCAGATCTGCAGAAAAGAGTCGGAACCAGTATTAAAGAGGGTGAAACCGTTGCCATAGTAGCAGATCTCAGCAAATGGGTTGTCAAAGCTTATGTTCCCGAACGGGATATTCCCAAAGTGCGAATAGGCGATACAACAAAAATTAAGATCAGTGCGTTTCCATTCATGGAGTTCAAGGTATTTACAGGGACAGTTACTGCTATTAGCAGTATTCCAATGTTGAAACTAAACACAGAGATTATGAACCAAAGTGCCGACGAAAAAGATGAAAAACAACAGAGGTATTTTGAAGTCACAATTGATTTAGCTGATTCCTATGCAAAAAAAAATGGTCAAATATATAATTTCCAATTTGGCTTGTTGGCTGAAATAGACATCATTCGGACCAGAAAAAAGATTATTATATATCTTTGGGAGCTTCTATTGGGGAAATTGGATGTTTTTGGGGAGATAAACTAA
- a CDS encoding TonB-dependent receptor plug domain-containing protein produces the protein MNYRTIALPTAAVVLLAAGSVAAETVKGSPSSYALGEVVVTADRLDEYIKNYPQEVTNVTRAEIIKRNHSNLEEILKTMPGVDVYPTSGMGTRIAIRGSGKSSGVLILLNGRPMNSNQSGGMELNAIPVELIESVTVFKPPVPVWLGPGGSDGAINIITREIKRDTKGETLKSSIKAAGGSYGLLQTSASQALAVGDGNLLLTGTFNHRDGRRINSDRNDGSAALNWNRSIKNGNKYEVNGRYYQAEYGVSGPIDNETPNARQQYRKGSIDGRISGALLETGSYTLNSYGDLLNLKDRSQQGYTATLDDRKVGLKLDTSWLDEQEKWEFRLGGMSEFDNYEHSLAGRHNRFRNGLNAQFDKRFGDITATAGARGDITNDFGFTPGGVLGLGWAATQNTLLKMRVGYVTNVPTFEQLYQSTHGSIDQSRGNPDLKTEKVLSYDMSLEYRFAKNRQIQATLFRVDTWDLITSQRGADLIYRPINIAGAERQGIEVTAKSSWESGFSGDLSCIYQSSKNRDTGKDLPYTPDIKLKATAQYTIPDVKTRLEASLRYEGVRYSPAENLVMQKMNDYLTADLRVTQPLTYKKIKADIFAKIDNLCNVRYQNHYGHPDDGIRALGGVQVRF, from the coding sequence ATGAACTATCGTACCATTGCACTGCCAACTGCAGCAGTTGTGCTGTTGGCAGCCGGTTCCGTAGCTGCTGAAACGGTTAAGGGATCGCCATCCTCCTACGCATTGGGCGAGGTGGTGGTTACTGCCGACCGGTTGGATGAGTATATTAAAAATTATCCTCAGGAAGTCACCAACGTCACTCGGGCTGAAATCATCAAACGGAACCATTCAAATTTGGAAGAGATTCTAAAAACCATGCCTGGCGTTGATGTGTATCCAACCTCCGGCATGGGTACCCGCATCGCCATCCGGGGCTCCGGGAAATCCAGCGGCGTGCTGATACTGTTGAACGGTAGGCCCATGAACAGCAATCAGAGCGGGGGGATGGAACTGAATGCCATTCCGGTCGAACTGATTGAGTCGGTGACGGTATTTAAACCGCCGGTTCCGGTCTGGCTGGGTCCCGGCGGCAGTGATGGCGCCATCAATATTATTACCCGTGAGATCAAGCGTGACACCAAAGGGGAAACGCTTAAAAGCTCCATTAAGGCTGCCGGAGGTTCATACGGCCTGTTGCAGACCAGCGCAAGTCAGGCTTTGGCTGTTGGAGACGGCAACCTGCTGCTAACCGGTACCTTTAATCACCGTGATGGAAGACGTATCAACAGTGACCGTAACGATGGCAGTGCAGCTCTCAACTGGAATCGCAGTATAAAAAACGGCAACAAATATGAGGTCAACGGGCGCTATTATCAGGCTGAATACGGCGTTTCCGGGCCGATTGACAATGAAACCCCCAATGCGCGTCAGCAGTACCGTAAAGGATCGATTGATGGCCGCATTTCCGGGGCCTTGCTTGAGACTGGCTCCTACACCCTGAACAGCTACGGTGATCTGCTCAACCTGAAGGACAGATCTCAGCAGGGCTATACCGCTACTCTTGATGATCGGAAAGTTGGCCTGAAGCTGGATACCAGTTGGCTTGATGAACAAGAAAAGTGGGAATTCCGGCTTGGCGGCATGTCGGAATTTGATAATTATGAACACAGCCTGGCGGGAAGACACAACCGGTTCAGAAACGGCTTGAATGCCCAGTTTGACAAACGTTTTGGAGATATTACGGCAACAGCTGGCGCCCGTGGCGATATCACTAATGATTTTGGCTTCACCCCTGGTGGGGTGCTCGGTCTTGGTTGGGCTGCAACCCAAAATACTCTGCTGAAGATGCGGGTTGGCTATGTAACCAATGTTCCTACCTTTGAACAGCTCTATCAAAGTACACACGGCTCCATTGATCAAAGCAGGGGCAATCCAGACCTAAAAACCGAAAAGGTGCTTTCATACGATATGAGTCTTGAGTACCGTTTTGCCAAAAACAGACAGATTCAGGCCACTCTTTTCAGAGTAGACACCTGGGATCTGATCACATCGCAACGGGGCGCCGATCTTATCTACCGTCCGATCAATATAGCCGGAGCCGAGCGGCAAGGCATTGAAGTAACGGCAAAATCAAGTTGGGAATCCGGTTTCAGCGGTGACCTGTCGTGTATTTATCAGAGTTCAAAAAACCGGGATACGGGAAAAGACCTGCCCTACACGCCTGATATCAAGCTAAAGGCGACGGCACAGTACACCATCCCAGACGTAAAAACGCGCCTGGAAGCATCGCTCCGTTATGAGGGTGTGCGCTATAGCCCAGCAGAGAATCTGGTTATGCAGAAGATGAACGATTATCTGACAGCAGATCTTCGTGTTACCCAGCCGTTGACCTACAAAAAGATCAAGGCAGATATCTTTGCCAAAATTGACAACCTGTGTAATGTCCGTTACCAGAACCACTACGGACATCCCGATGACGGCATCCGTGCGCTGGGGGGCGTGCAGGTGAGGTTTTGA